The window TAAATTGAGTAAGTCTAATTTTGAAAAAAGGTAAAGGAGTGTAATGCTGTGTCAACTACCTTCACTTGCCGGTAAATTTAGACCGATTGCTCCTATATGGCTGAGTCCTGAGCGTCTTAGGGGAAGATGCCCAAACTGAAGAGGGAAAACCTGAGTGGTCCCCTATTGTTTTGGGGTCAGCCTACTTACCAAACACTCCTCTCAAAGAAGAGGGGAGGGCTGCCCCTGTCCCCCGTAAGGTAGCTGTTAAATATGACATACTATTGATTGTAGAACATATCAGATCCCTTGGTCAAAAATGTAGCAAAGTAACAGAGTATTACATATATTTGACAAAGGTAGTCGAATAGATAAATAGGTCCACTTAGTTGTCAAAAAAGGATATAAACATCAAAGTTAGAAAGCTCTCAgataaaaatacagtatacacGTAAACATCACAGGTTAAACtggtattatgtatttatacatacagACATCCTAGTATCAAAAGTGAGAAATTGCAGAGTATCTATTTGTGATAGCTCATGATCTATTAGAAGTGAATGATAAAATCAGGTATAGAAAACTTCAAATCATTGAAAGAAGAGCCTAAActagaaaacataattttgtcCTGGTGGATGAGTCTAAACAGGGGATTGAAGAAGGGTTTATTGTGTGATACCTCATAATCTATTGAAAGTAAATAGTGGATTAGACTGACGGGGAGAATTATTTAGCCTTATATTCATTGAAGTAAACATCGTTGAGACCTGGTGGATGAATAGCATTTAGTTGATGTATCTATTTAGTctctaattttaaaagtaaattatcaATATCACCACCCCTTGAATTTGGGGGCACATGTTCAAATGCAGAAAAGGAGATAACATTACTGTTGAAACTGTCTCCTTTCTATAAAGTGTGGTATTTAAAGCACCTTGCTCAGATTCTCAAATATGTGTCTAAGAACGGAACCTCTTGGTGACCATAAATGATTGTAAATTTCAGGTTGTATTCATTGTTTTGTATCCATTGGAAAAAGTTGTCAAGGGAGTTGTTTGGACCACAGCAGAGGATAAGAATATCATCAATGTACATTTTCCATTTATGTATACATTGATGGTAAGTTTGAAAATTAGGGTGTGAGAATAGATTCTCTTCCCAGTCACCTAGACAGATATAAGCATACGATGGGGCACATTTCGTCCCCATCGCCACTCCCtgaatttgtaaatatttctttttaaaggtgaAAAAGTTTTTGGTTAGGATATAATCTGACTTTTCCATGACTATATTTCCCCCTTTATCAgcttgttttataataatttcctTGTTCTGTCCTAAATTGGATCCATGTGCTGATTGTAAATACGCAGGGGGAGATAGTGGGCACAGGGAAATGATCACTTATCATTGCAATGGCATTGTCAGCAAGCTGGGAGCTTTCCTAAACAAGCTGTACTATTGTTGGGATCAAGATTCCGATACTGTTCtctggcagtaaaaaaaaaaaatgaccagaatTTTAAAACCTTTGGCAGCCTGAAAAGTGTACATATTTGCTATATAATTAAATTGTGAATTTTGAAAGggattttatcaattttttatcAATCTCAGTCCTTGGTGAGAAGCTCCTAAGAGGAATTGGATAGCTGCAAAAGTTATTGGAGCACATTTGTAATACTTTTTGGCTTAAGaaaatgtcttcattttattAGTTAGCATTAGAACTAGGGGACCACAGTGTTGTGTTATATGGGCCAGCCAAAGGGCCAGCCTGTGTCACCAGATCAGGAAAAAGTAATCCACATCATTTCTTTTAGGAATGTCACTAGGACATAGGAAAACCCCATTCTTCCTGTGTaaccagaacaggaaatgagagaagaATGTGTGGTCACAGCAtaggaaattaggaaaaaaatactttgtacatAGACAACAGTTAGATGCTgacaatagattttgtttttttcccccttccatCATTTTTCCCAACCATGGAAAATGTTTAGTTGGTTTACTTTGTTCTCTTGGAGTtgcaataaatacacataaatattgaGAACGTACTATGTACATGTTTATAACCACTCTAAAACCAACAAACTTACCAACCATTTTGACCTTGCAGAGACTTGAAGTTGGACAACCTGCTGATGGATGGGAGTGGGTTTGTAAAGATAGCAgattttggactttgtaaagaagGTAAGGATGTGAAGTCTCAGTTAAAGCTGCTTTCACAAGTTTATTTTCCCATGCACATAAATGATTGACAAAGTTTAGATCTGCTCTCTCaataataaatttcatttttagtaCCCACAGCTTCAGAACATGCATAATTATTGGGCCAGTATAGGTGGCacacaagctttttattttttacatttaaaaccacAGAAAAATACCATGTTACAGCTTTAAAATTATTGCATGCTCATTTCTCTACTTTGTCTTCTAGGTATGGGATATGGTGACAGAACAAGTACATTCTGTGGCACACCAGAGTTCCTGGCACCAGAAGTGCTTACTGACACGTCCTACACCTATGCAGTAGACTGGTGGGGGCTGGGGGTGCTGATCTATGAGATGCTGGTAGGAGAGGTGGGACTTCGTTCTAAGGAGAGCAATATCTGCCCTCCATGTGTTGTGTATTTCAGtatatgattattatattaaAGTGTACATTCCCCTTTAAATTCAAATGTACAGCACTTTGAGTGCTTTTACAACCTCTATTCACTTGGCCTGAACAGAACCAATAACTGTTATCTCTTCTTCCAGTGTCCATTCCCTGGTGACGACGAAGAGGAGGTGTTTGACAGCATTGTGAATGAAGAAGTGCATTATCCACGCTACCTCTCTAGTGAAGCCATCAAGCTTATAAGGAAAGTATGTTATGacttttaacaaaaattttgGGTGCATCTACCAATCTGCTGTGATTACAAGTCTGATCATTTAGATTTCTAATGTGAAGCatggatgctgggaaatgtattttggcatctattgttcttgcTACTTTGGTGTATCACATGACTACTGGTTCTACCAGCTGAAATCTGAGATGCAaggaaatagctgtaatgcaTCTTACATGCTCACGTGATACATTTGTGCAAAAGATATTGGTTCTGTAAACTGTTAATTTTCACTTAACCCCAATCTTTTGCTTCTCTGTTGCTTTTTAACCTTTGGGAAGGGAATGGGCCCTAGGAAAATGGTTCTCCTGTAACCTGcacagaataattaaaaaaaaaaaaaaaaaaaaaaaaaaagttaacacacAGCCAAATCCTATttcatctttttgttttctgtatatagTTGCTGCGAAAAACACCTGAGCGCCGTTTGGGGGCTGGAATAGGAGATGCAGAAGAGATAAAGACTCAGCCTTTCTATCAGGTCTGGAAAAATGTCCTCATTTCTCTAAACATTTGAGTTGTATTATTCTGCTATCTTTCACATGGCAATGAagtaacagaatttttttggttCGATCACCAGAGACTGGTCACTGGGGACTTGCCTTGTTCCCCATGGGATGTACTTTTCTAGCACCTATGCACAGCTAACGGTTGTAAGTCTGGTACATAAGGCTGTTGTTAGGGGCCATTGGTAGGGAGCCATGTCACAGTTTGGCCCTCTGCATTAACAGTTGGTCCACAAACAAGCCATCCATTTAGCATGAAAGCTGTACCATTGTTGTATTGAGTACttaaaaagcaatataattttGAATGGTATCATGCCTTTTATTGGCTATTGTAATTTCTTGGCACTCACTTCGCTTCAGGCACTAAATTACTCTATTGCCAACGCATAGGTTTTATTCCTGAATGTGCTGTGATTTCCCTTGCTGCTGTCATATTCAACTTCATTTTCCCTATTTGAAGTCTTCAGCCATTTTCATTGGCCGGGTGAGGATTACGCAGCTCCCACTCCCACGctcaatttcagtacagaagtgTGCCAAAACTATTCACAGAGCCACATATTAGCAGTTAAGTGTACATGGAAAGAAAAAGTTCAGGAAGTTAGAACAATCTCCAGCCTGATAAACTTCACTGTCTTCCAACAAAGATTATTAGTTGGtggataaaaaaatatcatacacaTTCATTTTCACCTGACTAATGAAacctttatattaacatttttggtCCTTTCAACTATCATGCTCATTTTTGTTAGCAATAAATAAtgattatgtatataaaatagagaaaaagaagaaaagcaaataCTTTCTCTATGAAAATGAGTCCAATCTTTGAACAGGAAAGGCTTTGGCACCCAGACCAATTAATTGGCAATGATACCCCTACTAAACAGTAGATGGCCAGCGTCATCTAGTACTTTAATCAAttgatgtataaaaaaatcacttttaatgcaatataaaaaaaatagttgtcgAGCAATATTTGCAGTTGATTTAAAAATTACCCTTGAAACCAAACCATTTGATAACTGAAGTCTCTATTTATTACAGGAGATGGATTGGAAAGCCCTTTATGTACGCGAGCTGCAGCCACCTTTCATACCATCCCTAAAGGACCCTTATGATGTGAGGAACTTTGATGAAGAATTCACAGGACAGAAACCCATCCTGTCCCCATCTGACGATCCACGCCCCCTGACTTCCATCGATCAGATTCTCTTCCAAGACTTTGACTTTGTCTCTGACCTACTTCTTTCACAATAGAAAATGAGAGCCCAGCGGAGGATGAGTAAAATTGTTCTCGATGCTTTGTGGCTTTCAGTTTTTTCTTGTCTTGGATTTTTGACATGGTGTGCATTTTGTTCACATGAACATGCTGACCTCAGCAGGAGTACAAAGCACAATTGTGTCCCTGGGAGactttttttacatctttgaAATTCTAGCACCTACACCTGGCCTACCTCTGTTTTGGGATTTCTACagatattacacaaaaaaatgctATTGGCATTGTAAAAATTTTATGTAGATCTTCCAGCTTACAACAGTACCTGAGTCTGCACTTTCTGGAAAAAATTACCCACATGTTCTAGTAAGCCGAGGAAGCTCTGGTATCTCTTTCgagatttgctttaaaatctgcaaaaatgccaaatttttaacaatttagcAGCTCTGTAGTTGTCTGTCTTAAATCATAAACATGTCAGCAATAATCACACACACGGGGGAAACCGTGCAATGCATAAAGgttgtatttatttgttctaGTATACTATGTCCATGCATTAAATTTAGTAATACTAAGCTGCAGCTTCATTGTATTTGCTGTACTGTCTTTAGGTATTTATAAAGTTTATGACAGAATAGGATTCTAAACCgctcagtttattttttgcaaagtggtTGGAATTCTCCCCTAGTTGTCACCGGAACACGAGTCCCCAATCAGACAGCCCTAAATTTTAAATTctgaatttaaatacatttttggctttggtGACAACTACAACCTTATCACTTTTGGTCCTAATGACAGTGGtaaccaggaaaaaaaagatgggCGACTACACCAAGTGGGGACATAGACTGCTATATAAATGTGACCAAGGATCAATTCCTTGTCCGGtagtttttaaatatacatgtattttgtagGCCTGGTCTTACAGATAACAAATCGGGAATGCAGCCATTATACCTAAAGGCTTAGTACACccaaaagtgttatttttattctaGGTGCAGTCATCCCTAGGGTTTGCATATGTTGAGATTGCAGCAATAGGAACTTCCTTCCAAAGTTATTGGCCTGCCTGTTTTGAGATGCTCTTGTTTAATTCTCCATAGTGAATGTAAACAATCCAGCAGGGAGAGTGGAAAGCCCTTTTAATGGCTGTGGCTGGCTTGCTGACCCAAACTGTCAATATTAGGAGTGCTGAAAAGTTAATAAACTATTAAGTGATTTTACAATGCAGTAACTGAAGTGTTTattgggtggactgaccctttaatctTCAGCATTAAAGCAAACTAACACTGACAGCAATACAAGGTTGTCCTTTGTAACCTTCCAAAATTACTAGTTGTTTGGCTGGCTGCAGGCCAGTGACTGAAGCTATGACTATACTTATTATCTAGGATCCTCAGCGCACAAAGTATTGTGCAGTCCAACACAAACATACCATATACCGTAtcttccggcgtataagacgactgggagtataagacgacccccagattttccagttaaaatatagtttgttgcacttaaaaaaaaaaaaaaaaaaaacagtaacaaagaaaatttttactttaaataatgttataaatgctgttttttaaatcacaatattcaATAACAAGCATATtaatctataccgcatggctcacagcgttcccgaAGCTCTCTGACAGCTGACTGGCTAACCcaagctcggatcttctccccgttcaggggattggtaagtacccggcgtataagacgacccccgactttggcacagttttttttggggttaaaaagtcgtcttatacaccagaaaatacggtatatgtgcCCTTAGGTTCAGGTGCATTTGGTTGTTCATGTTAAATTGTGTTGAGGTTCTTCAGAAAGTAGTAATTACCTGTCTGTTATGCTGATCCAAGGACCTCTTTCCGAGTCTTCATGAGTGTTCAGTCAGCAGGGCATTGAGGGTAGATTGTCAGCATAACTGACATGGAGGTCATCAATTGCAGTCCTTTAGTTTTCTTTATCACTTTATTATCTATAAACATTTTCTAGATCCTTCCTTATTTGTATCTCCAGGCAAATTTTGTTTTCCGGTTTCAGATAAAGGGTTGGCAAAGGCTAAAACTTCTGTGGATTGTACTGCACTGAAGGGGAAAGGGAAGGTAAAAATCCTTATTGTCTTTAGCTTAAAATTTCATCCGTATCCCTCTGGTAGCTtgttccacagttcttgtcttaGTGACAATACAATTGCCTTTCACTCtgggacattcttctcaatgaggCCTTCATGCAGCAGTGAAACCAGAgaagtttttactttttcctattttatccagaactaaaatgaatgttttaatgtttctgaTTGTGACATCCCTGCGATGGCAGGTAGCTGCTTCTGATTTATTTTACTGGAAACTGTCAGGAGTAAGAAATTATTCCAGATAAGCGGTTTGTATAAGCTCATGGTGAATATGTGATTATTAATGCAAATAttctttcaggaaaaaaaaaagtatgtttagcACTTTATTAACCACCTCAAAGTTACTGAACCTGTTCCTGACACAAGCTGGAAATTCTCCATACATGTTTAACTTTGATGGCTTGTACTATACTTTTATCTAGGtgacaattttactttttagcaTGATCCAGTTACAGAAATTATTAAATCGACAGTGTTAAGTAGCGGAAATGATCGGTCTCATGTATGGGGcgttcttgttttatttttaatgtcttgACCCAAAAAATTACTATTATAAAAGAAGATTGTAtagcaataaatgtaattgtaatttattaaaataaactttaaaatgtaacattttctccTAAAGGATGTGTGGAGGTTGCAGACTGCTGTTGTGTGTTCAGAAAACAAATTGCTGAAGAGTGTTTAGAGCAAATAGAGGTTTGTACACGGGGGGAGAATGAAACTGACCAGTCTTTATTAAGTTAACTGGCTGTCACAGATCACACCTGCGACTGTTTCAATTGTGTCTGTCCCTTGCTGGCCGAAATGCAGAATGGAAAATGGGGAGAACATCTGTCGGGTTTTGGTTGCTTTTGGCAATTACACTCTATATATCTGCAATTACTTCCTGTTCAGGTCAGTGGTGTCAGCAGATATAAGCTATTTGGCTTGTCTCAGGCGAGACCATGACCGACAGATGACGACCGACGAcaaaggaagtgaagggaggcgagcgagtgcagcagggtgccactcacttgttctcccccctccatagaacagaacagcactgtatgtacattgGTCCCCTGTAGTTGGAAATGATactgaaagattgtttccaatgacaaatatctAGCATGTTGTATACAACCTTAGATTAACCTCTTGTTGATCAATTATCAATTTGATCATCATGGAGTCAGTTCTACAACTGTTGTCTTGTTAAAAACACTGAATGAgaggacattttttgttttcagtttttcaaacttctttttctccatatAAAACTATTTGCCTCTTGGTCACAAAGATGCATTCATGAGGTTAGACAAAGGGTGGAAATAAATGAGCAAAGCTTGCCCTTGGAAGTACCTGCCTGACCTCTAAAGAGTTACATAGACTCCTTGCATAATTCTAATTAAAGGTGTGCTATTTTGATCCTTGGCTTCGGCTTCATATAAAAATTGGATCCAGCTGGCTTGGGTGGTTACCTAGTAATATAGAACATCTCCCTTGGGGAAGAGGACCTCTGCCTTCctcaaaaatgtattgaacaatGAGAAATGCAGTGTTTGAATTGAAAAGCAGCAGCataggacattgcctgtctgctGTGGCCCAGCCATGAGACAGAAAATCTGACTGCTCGTCAATGTCTTGACAGCATGATTATTGTTTAACGATAAAGTAATTTCTGTCTGTCTGCATGattacacataaaaacaatgtaaatcagCTTTTGTTTCTTGAGTTCTTTTCCTCAGGAAGTCCCTGTAGCAAGACCAGCTTTTATTGAACTTAATAGGGTGGGGGATCCCTTGAAAAAACAATACCATCTTaaggaaccactgctataaatattatatccacagctcacaatacatagTTTTGttttcagtgggaagaatgtaacgctttatggatagccaaaaagatcattggtgtcagttaagctgACTTGAGAGGCAGAAACTGATCATTAATCAAggggacccctagcaacttctgggggaacccttgagaaacactggactagaccAAGGGACGAGCATTTCAAGTTTGCCTGCCTAAATAGTTAATGCCACTTTTTGCCAGTTTTATCTGATGATCTGTGGTCCCAGCCAGCACTGACATAATAAACAGACTATGTATTTTGCAGAATGCCTTCTATTCTTATGTGGTAAGCTCTCTTTGTACATATAGCAAATGTAAGTCTAATCCTTTATTGTGTAGAGTCACAGGTCATGATGTGCCTCATACCGTGTTGTCCATGTTGTAAGTGTTCCCCAAATACACCCACTcccaggtcacatgaccatgggtgCAAAAGAAGTTCCACAAATTCCACACAATTCCCCTGTCAAAAGGATTGGAGTTCAAGTCACACTGCTTCAGGTAGGAGATGCGATTGTAGGACATGAACTCCCATGTGGTGAAATTGCTGGATATCAAGTAGAGGTGACATGCAAGTAAAAGCCCCACCACTGCTGTACAAATGGTGATCAGAATAAAAGCCAGGAGCAAGAAGACATTAATGCGTAGCCAGTCACTCCAAGTGACTTCATAGTGAAAACCGGACCTGTAGAAGGAAACtgcattattaaattatttatgctTAGGGTCTAAAGAAACTAGCAGCATTCACCTTTTCTTATGAAATACATTCTATCTTTCCATTAGCCGCATTTTATGTACAGCTTGTCACTGGCCTACTTGCTGATTGCACACCCATGGCATAGGTGTGTATTACATGTTCAGTTACACTGTTTAGGAGCATGCGTTAACAGTGACAACACCAACGCTACATCTGTATCCCTGACCTTAAGAGAGGAAATACTGTCACCCTATTAATAGAAGTGTCTAGGGACATCATTCCTCATAAAACAGAATATCCACTTACCAAGCTAAGTGGAAAGCCCAAAGGAGAACCACAAGCTTGACAGTCAGATACAACATAAAGGATCGGTGGTTCTTTTCTCCAACACAGTTCTCAATCCAGGGACAATGGTGATCATACCTTCTCACACAGTGGTTACAGGATTTACAATGTCGGGCCCTCATTGGCTGCTGAAACAAAAGACCAATAAAGTGATTATTTCAGTCTATTCCATTTGGAATTTTACAAAGCCGTAGTATAGCAACACAACTTAGTCACCATCCTGTCACCACCTGAAAGTGAAAAGTGAAGGAGCAGATACggactgatgaggtcatctctcCTACCCTTTCAGCATGTTTCTCAAAAGCACAATTCCAATAACCAAAGAAACCACATCCTGGAAACAATTTCTGGTCTTAGGCAATCCAGACTGTCTGGGGTAAGATGTTTATATTAAGTTGTGATGAAGAAGGCCTGAAGGGGACTTCATACACTTTATATTATTAAGGAGAGCAATATAcccatcagagctaagtctcaaggcaacttttccctccttcttttccttgatctttcctccactattgacactgttgatcacccccttctaatccaaataaTGAACTGAATTGGTATCGGTGACACTACTCTCctggtttacttcctacctgtctgctcctttcaagtttctttcaaaggtaattcctcctctcctctctgttggtgtttCCCTATTGTCAGTCctcagacaggttctcttttctctctaaACCTCCTTTCTCAGtattctcatatcctcctttggtttacagtaccatctgtgtGCTGATGACACTGGCacaatctatctgtccacccctgacttattcagatattcagaacatttcacctgcgtaacatctccaaaattcacccctacctgtcctcagagacctGAATTCTgacaccaaactctttgtactcTTATCAGTtgttggactactgtaacatcctcctctcttgtATTCAACTAACTcaactctcttctctacaatatattatttatgctgcaGCCAGCGCTATCCATCCTTTTCACCTACCTAtctacctacccaatacacagccttcccaccattctttttctgcctctctttgtagttctcttcattggcttcatttcaccttagaatcaaatttatgCTCCTTCACTCATCCAATGACCTAAAATTACTTTGttactcataaccccatcacacgcacagctctaagacttttctggagctgcccgactctctggaaaaATCTTCCTTATCCTTCTCGACttggtcctactttctgctcttttaaaagagaacTGACAACCCATCtttgcaaacttgcctactcgtctcCTTACAAtctctcaccactacatatctcccctcctattgtgtgttacttcccccacctcctatatagtaagttcttcggggcagggtccactcctcctcctgtgtcactgtctgtatctgtcatttgcaaaccctaggtaatgtacagcgctgcatatatgttggtgctttaaaaatcctgtttattaataataataatcattttgcaGGCTTACTTAGGATAGATTTGTATTTGACTCTTCATTCTGAGTCAGGGTGTGAAAGCTCACCTGAATTCTTACAGTTCCTGCACCCTCAAACAATGCACTCAGAGGCTGGGGGGTAGCATGCATGGTTAGGTATTGGTAAAGCAGCAATCATCAAACTTCAGATGACCTTTCACCCTTTGGTCAAAGCTATAAATAGGACACAGGCATagtaaataaagctaaataattGGTCgcatgcagatttaaaaaaaggaaagttgtaaagtttgcaaaaagtaaagtaaagtttgcaaaatgtaaatactAGGATTCTGGCTGAAACCCAGTCAATTCTGGTTCTCTTTTTGGCCTTTCTGTCACAGAAGGGAAATCAGCTGAAAGGTTTAGAATAAAGGGTGTTACCTAGTTTCTGGCTGATAAATATATCTAGTTGATAtgaaaaactaaataaagaacaaaaggtCTGATGATTATCCAAGCATGCTGGAATGCCAGAGAGCCATCTCTAGGAACCAACATTAACATtacagtttgtaaaatgtttgtcttATCTGTAAAGAAATATCCATTAATCCCAGAGGAAT is drawn from Pyxicephalus adspersus chromosome Z, UCB_Pads_2.0, whole genome shotgun sequence and contains these coding sequences:
- the ZDHHC12 gene encoding palmitoyltransferase ZDHHC12 isoform X1, translating into MIRSLLSSGCLARIGHTMLTGGMTLVLFLHDTDLYHPQNEWIHLKPLLFVMAVLCSVGLYFAVSLMDPGYVLSESEDKTFFDHETSALTPGTVRMRRCGYCMLKQPMRARHCKSCNHCVRRYDHHCPWIENCVGEKNHRSFMLYLTVKLVVLLWAFHLAWSGFHYEVTWSDWLRINVFLLLAFILITICTAVVGLLLACHLYLISSNFTTWEFMSYNRISYLKQCDLNSNPFDRGIVWNLWNFFCTHGHVTWEWVYLGNTYNMDNTV
- the ZDHHC12 gene encoding palmitoyltransferase ZDHHC12 isoform X3 — translated: MIRSLLSSGCLARIGHTMLTGGMTLVLFLHDTDLYHPQNEWIHLKPLLFVMAVLCSVGLYFAVSLMDPGYVLSESEDKQPMRARHCKSCNHCVRRYDHHCPWIENCVGEKNHRSFMLYLTVKLVVLLWAFHLAWSGFHYEVTWSDWLRINVFLLLAFILITICTAVVGLLLACHLYLISSNFTTWEFMSYNRISYLKQCDLNSNPFDRGIVWNLWNFFCTHGHVTWEWVYLGNTYNMDNTV
- the ZDHHC12 gene encoding palmitoyltransferase ZDHHC12 isoform X2, whose amino-acid sequence is MIRSLLSSGCLARIGHTMLTGGMTLVLFLHDTDLYHPQNEWIHLKPLLFVMAVLCSVGLYFAVSLMDPGYVLSESEDKTFFDHETSALTPGTVRMRRCGYCMLKPMRARHCKSCNHCVRRYDHHCPWIENCVGEKNHRSFMLYLTVKLVVLLWAFHLAWSGFHYEVTWSDWLRINVFLLLAFILITICTAVVGLLLACHLYLISSNFTTWEFMSYNRISYLKQCDLNSNPFDRGIVWNLWNFFCTHGHVTWEWVYLGNTYNMDNTV
- the ZDHHC12 gene encoding palmitoyltransferase ZDHHC12 isoform X4; amino-acid sequence: MIRSLLSSGCLARIGHTMLTGGMTLVLFLHDTDLYHPQNEWIHLKPLLFVMAVLCSVGLYFAVSLMDPGYVLSESEDKPMRARHCKSCNHCVRRYDHHCPWIENCVGEKNHRSFMLYLTVKLVVLLWAFHLAWSGFHYEVTWSDWLRINVFLLLAFILITICTAVVGLLLACHLYLISSNFTTWEFMSYNRISYLKQCDLNSNPFDRGIVWNLWNFFCTHGHVTWEWVYLGNTYNMDNTV